A stretch of Peteryoungia algae DNA encodes these proteins:
- a CDS encoding acetamidase/formamidase family protein: MCVACNHTIHRAQHNFGWNNDFPPALVARPGETILFECLDSSGGQLGPDATLDTLASLDFDKVNPVSGPVYVEGAEPGDALKVTIRKFHPSGHGWTANIPGFGLLADQFKEPALHLWSYDTASMAPAAYGPGGKVPLKPFTGTIGVAPAEVGLHSVVPPRRVGGNMDIRDLTSGVTLYLPIEVEGALFSVGDTHAAQGDGEVCGTAIESQMNVELTLDLVKGANMKTPRFTTTEPVTRHLDGAGYEVTTGIGPDLMTGAQEAVMRMIDLLTAEHGMNPVDAYMLCSVCGDLRISEIVDMPNWVVSFYFPRIVLS, translated from the coding sequence ATGTGTGTCGCCTGCAACCACACCATCCACCGGGCCCAGCATAATTTTGGCTGGAACAATGATTTCCCACCGGCCCTCGTCGCCAGGCCGGGCGAGACGATCCTGTTCGAATGCCTGGATTCCTCCGGCGGACAGTTGGGCCCGGACGCGACACTCGACACGCTGGCCAGCCTCGATTTCGACAAGGTCAATCCGGTCTCGGGACCCGTCTATGTCGAGGGCGCAGAACCGGGCGACGCGCTGAAGGTCACCATCCGCAAGTTCCACCCTAGCGGCCATGGCTGGACCGCGAACATCCCGGGCTTCGGCCTGCTCGCCGACCAGTTCAAGGAACCCGCCCTGCATCTCTGGTCCTACGACACGGCCTCCATGGCACCGGCCGCCTATGGGCCCGGCGGCAAGGTGCCGCTGAAGCCCTTCACCGGCACGATCGGCGTCGCTCCGGCAGAGGTCGGGCTTCATTCGGTCGTTCCGCCCCGCCGCGTTGGCGGCAACATGGACATCCGGGACCTGACATCAGGCGTAACGCTCTATCTTCCGATTGAAGTTGAGGGCGCACTCTTTTCGGTTGGCGACACGCATGCTGCCCAGGGTGATGGAGAAGTCTGCGGCACGGCCATCGAAAGCCAGATGAATGTCGAACTCACCCTCGACCTGGTGAAGGGCGCCAATATGAAGACGCCCCGCTTCACGACGACCGAGCCGGTGACGCGCCATCTCGATGGCGCCGGCTACGAAGTGACGACCGGCATCGGTCCCGACCTGATGACCGGCGCGCAGGAGGCCGTCATGCGGATGATTGATCTTCTCACCGCCGAACACGGCATGAACCCGGTTGACGCCTACATGCTCTGCTCGGTCTGCGGCGACCTGAGGATCAGCGAAATCGTCGACATGCCAAACTGGGTCGTTTCCTTCTACTTCCCCCGGATCGTTCTGTCCTGA